The Herbaspirillum sp. DW155 genomic interval TCGGCGGTCTGCGCTATGACCGCTACGTGGCCAGCGTCAGCAACTCGATCTCCAGCACCAGAAATCCGGGTTACGCCGAGCAGACCGTCAATTTCCTGAGCGTGCGCTCAGGCGCAATCTGGCAGCCGACCTCGGCCCAGGCTTACTACGTCTCGTATGGCACCTCGTTCAACCCCTCGCTGGAACAGTTGACCGGTACCCAGGGTCAGCAGAATCTGGACCCCGAAAAAAATCGCTCCTATGAAGTGGGAGGCAAATGGGATTTGGCCAATGGCCTGGCCCTGACTGCCGCCGCCTTCCAGATCACCAAGGAAAACGCCCGCAGCCAGGTTGCCACCGGTGTCTACGTGCTGGACGGCACGGTACGCGTCAATGGTGCCCGCACCGGTGCCACCGGCCACATTACGCACGACTGGCAGGTCGCCGCCAACTACACCTATCTGGATGCCAAGGTGCTCAACGGCGCGGCGGGCGATAACTCGGTAGGCAAGATCCCGGTCAACACGCCCAAGCACACCCTGACCACCTGGACCACCTACGACCTGGCCCCGCACTGGCAGATCGGCGGCGGCGCGACCTACATGTCGCAGCGCTATGCCGACGCGCCCAACACGGTACAAGTCGGCGGTTACACCCGTTACGACGCGATGCTGGCCTACACCACCAAGGCCTACGACATCCGCCTGAACCTCTACAACCTGACCGACAAGATGTATTACGATGCGCTGATCCAATCCGACGGCGGCCGTTCGGTCCCGGGTTCGGGCCGTACCGCCATGCTGTCGCTGACCTATCGCATGTAAGAAAGAAGACGCGCCCATGCTCATCACCATCCCTCAGCTGCTGGACCCGCAAACCCTGCAGCATGTACGCCAGCTGCTGGACCAGGCGGGGGATGCCTGGGTGGATGGGCGCGTCACGGCGGGCTACCAGGGCGCGCCGGTCAAGTTCAACCAGCAGATCGACGAGCATTCCGAGGTCGCCCTGCAATGCCAGCGCATCATCGTTTCCGCGCTGGAGCGGCATCCGCGCTTCATCAGCGCGGCGCTGCCCAACCTCATCTACCCGCCCATGTTCAACCGCTATGGTGAGGGCATGACCTTTGGCGCCCACGTCGATGGCAGCGTGCGCATCCATCCGCACAATGGACGCAAGCTGCGTACCGATGTCTCGGCCACGCTGTTTTTGGCCGACCCGGCCGACTACGACGGCGGTGAATTGCAGATCGATGACAGCTACGGCATGCACAGCGTCAAGCTGGCCGCCGGCGACATGGTGCTCTATCCGGCCACCAGCCTGCATACGGTGACGCCCGTCACGCGCGGCGTGCGCGTGGGCTGCTTCTTCTGGGTGCAGAGCCTGGTGCGCGACGATGGCCAGCGCCAGATGCTGTTCGACATGGACAACGCCATCCAGCGCCTGAACCAGACCGACGCCGATGCACTCGCGCGACGCACCCTGGTGGGCTGCTATCACAACCTGCTGCGGCAGTGGAGCGAGACCTGAGCGCCCTTCCCAGGCTCAACCTCCCACGCTCAAATTATTTATATCGTTTATTTGAAGTAACGCGGATCCATCTTGCGAAACACCCAGGCCGAGACCAGGGTGATCACGCCCACGATGACGAAGGTGATCTGGAAGCTGGCATTGGTGGCCGCCCCCGCCTCGCTCTTGAAGACATTGACCAGAGTCCCGCCGATGGTCACACCCAGGCCGATGGCCAGCATCTGCACCATCGAGAAGAGACTGTTGCCGCTGCCAGCATCTTCCCTGCGCAAGCCCTTCAAGGTCACGCTGTTCATGGCCGCGAACTGCATGGAATTGGACGCCCCGAACACCGCCAGTTGTACGATGGACGCGGCCAGCGGCCAGCCCGGCGTGATCAGCGCAAACGATACGATGGACAGGCCGACGATGGCGGTATTGATCAGCAGGAAGCGGTCATAGCCATAACGCTTGACCAGCGGCGCAATCCACGGTTTGGCGATGGTGCCGGCAATGGCCGCCGGCAGCAGCAGCATGCCCGCGTGCAGCGGTGAATAGCCCAGCCGCACCTGCAACAGCAGCGGCAACAGGAACGGCACTGCAGCCGAACCGATACGGCATACCAGGTTGCCTGCCAGTCCGATGCTGAAATTGGGTTCCCCGAACAAACCGAGCCGGAACAGTGGACGGGGATGAACAGACGCATGGCGCCAGTAGACCAGTACAGTGACTGCCGCCAGAACGAACAGTCCGAGACTCCAACCAGTACGGTTGTGATCGAAAGGCACGTCCAGCGCCAGCGAGAAGGCCACCATGCAGGCGGACAGCAAGGCGCAGCCGAACAGATCGAAGCGAGGTGTACCGGTAAGGCTGTCATCGGGCAGGAAGTACAGTACGGCCCCCATCCCCAGTACACCTACAGGAAGGTTGATCAGGAAGATCCAGTGCCAGGACAGGCTTTCTACCAGCCACCCGCCCAGTACAGGACCGACCACCGGACCGAGCTGCCCGGCAATCGAGATCGAGGCCAGCGCGGCGATGTACTGCGCACCCGGCACCGCCCGCAGCACGGCCAGACGTCCGACCGGCAACAGCATGGAACCGCCCAGCCCTTGCACCACGCGCGCGGCCAGCAGCAGCGGCAGGGTCGGCGCCATGGCGCACAGCAGCGAGCCCAGCGCGAACAGCAGGATCGCCGCGAAGTAGACGCGGCGTGTGCCGAAGCGGTCGGCCAGCCAGCCCGAGGCGGGCGTGAGCGAAGCCATGGTCAGCGTGTAGGCCACCACCACCGGATGCATGTTCAGCACCGGCTCGCCCAGGCTGTGCGCCATGGCGGGCAAGGCGGTGTTGACGATGGTGGTGTCCAGCGTCTGCATGAAGAAGCCGGAGGCGACGATCCACAGCAGCGCGCGCTGGGTCACGGGATCATTGACGGAGGAAGAGGCAGGGGTGTCGCTCAGACGGGGCGGCTGGTTGGCGGACATGACGGAAAGAAAGTGGAAATGCGCGGATCAAAACACGGCGGGGACACGTTGCCGTGTCCCCGTGCATTGCCGCGTCATTCTACGCCTTCAGGCGTTTCTCATCAGAAGGCCTGCGGACGCCACTTCAGCAACCGCCGTTCCAGCGCATGCAGCAGCCAGTCCGCCGCCAGCGCCACCACGGCCAGCACGATCATCGCGGCAAACACACCGCTGGCATTGAAAGCACCCTGGGCGGTGGAGATCAGCAGGCCGATGCCTTGCTTGGAGCCGAGGAATTCACCCACCACCGCGCCCACCAGCGCAAAGCCGAAGCTCACATGCAGGCTGGCCAGGATCCACGACAGCGCCGACGGAATCACCACGGCCATGGTCACCTGGCGCGGCGAGGCACCGAGGATCCGGGCATTGGCGATCATGGTGCGGTCGGCCTCGCGCACGCCCTGGAAGGCATTGGCAAACACCACGAAGAACACCATCACCACCGCCAGCGCCACCTTGGAAGCCATGCCCAGGCCGAAGGCGATAACGAAGATGGAGCCCAGCACCACGCGCGGAATCGAATTGGCGATCTGGATGTAGAGGCTGAAGACGTCCGAGAGCAGCTGGTTGCGCCCGAGGATGATGCCGGCGATGACCCCGGCCACCGAGCCGATCAGGAAACCCAGCACGGTTTCTTCGAGCGTCACCAGAACCTGCGTCCAGAGCGGGCCTTGAGAGGTTCCCTCGACCATCCACTCGACGATCTGCGCCACGATGGCCGACGGTTGCGAGAAGAAGAAGGGATCGATCCAGCCCAGACGCGCGCCGCCTTCCCATCCGCCCAGCACGATCACCAGGATGGCGATGCGCAGGCCGATGACCAGTTGTTTTCGCGCGCGGAGCTTGCGCCGGGCCTCGGCTTCGACGCCGGCGATGTCCATCGTCGCGGCGCGGTGGCTGGCTTGTGCTTGTGTCATGTTGCTCACCTGTTTTTCAGAAAATTGCTTCCGTGCTGTGCGCGCTCTTCGATACGCCGCTGTGCGGCGACTCAGAGCGAACGGGGCATTATTGATGCACCAAGTGAACCGTTCGGCCTGAGTCGCCGCGCAGCGGCGTATCGAAGGAGCGCTCCGACTGATGCGACGGCTTACGCGATATGCACTTCCTCGCGCAAATCCGCCCAGATGCGCCGCGAGATATCGATGAAGCGCTGCTCATAGCGCACCTCCTCCATCACGCGCGGACGCGGCAGGTCGATGAGATAGACGCTCTTGAGCGTAGCCGGCCGCGCGGTCAGCACATACACTTTGTCAGCCAGGGCGATGGCTTCTTCCAGATCATGGGTCACGAACACCACCGAGCCCGAATGGGCCGACCACAGGCGCAGCAGTTCATCCTGCATCAGGGTGCGGGTCTGCATGTCCAGCGCCGAGAAGGGTTCATCCATCAGCAGTATCTCGGGGCTGTTGATGAAGGTCTGGGCCAGCGCCACGCGCTTGCGCATGCCGCCCGAGAGCTGGTGCGGATAATGGTCGCCGAACTTGTCCAGGCCCACGCGGCGGATCCATTCGTCGGCCAGCGCATGCGCCTGCTCCCTGGACTGCCCACGGAACATCGGGCCGGCCGCCACGTTGTCGCGCACGCTGCGCCAGGGAAAGACCGCATCGTTCTGGAACACGAAACCGATGCGCGGATCGATGCCGGCGACCGGCTGCCCCATCACCCGCACCTCCCCCAGCGTCGGCTTGAGCAGGCCGGTGATGAGCGAGAGCGTGGTCGACTTGCCGCAGCCGGTGGGGCCGACCACGGCGACGAATTCACCGCGCGCCACGCTCATGGAAAAGTCGCGCAGGGCCACCGTCGCCCGGCCATCGGCAGTGATGAAGCGGCAGCTCACGTTGCGCAGTTCGATGGCCGGGGTGGCCTGCGCGACCTGGCCGGTGGGCGTGAAGGCCTGCTGGTTGATCGCATTCATCGTGGAGATCTTTCGTAGCGGAAGGTTGAGTGCATCCCTGACGCGCCGGCGCGCATCATGGTGTAAATCATTTATATCATTTCCGAAAATCCGGGAGAAGACCGGTCACCGGCCGGCCCCTGCCTCACTTCACGTTGTTGACGAACTCATCCGTATACGTCTTGGACAAGTCCACATGCTTGCCCTTGACGTTGGGATTGAAAGCCGACAGCACGGCCAGCACGGTCTCCGGTCCGCCCTTGGGCATCTTGCCGTCCTGCGAATACATGGGCAGCGAATTGGCCAGCGCCTGTATATACAGCGGCTTGTTGTTGCCGTAGTAGTCCTTGGGCATCTTGTCGGCGATCTGTTCGGCCGTATGCGTATGGATGAACCTGAGCGTCCTGACGAAGGCGCGCGCCAGTTTCTGGGCCTCGTCCTTGTGGCTGTTGAGCCAGCTGCGCTGTACATACACGCTGGAGGCCGGATAAAGCCCGCCCAGCGCCTTGATGGTGCCCTCCACGGTACGCATGTCGACCAGCACCTGGGCGTCGCCGCTCTTGAGCAGGAGCGACGCAGTGGGTTCGGTGGTCATGCCGGCATCGATGCGCCCCTGTTTCATGGCGGCGATGAAGGTGTTGTCCGCCCCCACCGGCAGTACCGAGAACTGTTTGGAACTGATGCCCTGGCGCGCGGCCAGGTATTGCGTCAGGAAGTTGGTGGAGGAACCCAGCCCGGTCACGCCCAGGGTCTTGCCTTTGGCATCGGCCATGCTCTGGAAGTGTGGCGCGGCTCTGGTCGAGACCAGTTCCACCTCGCCCGGCACCTGGGCGAGGATGGTGATGGCGGTGATTTCCTTGCCCTTGGTCTGCAGGTCGATGGCGTGGTCATAGAATCCGACCACGGCCTGCACGGCGCCGGCCAGCAGTTCGTTCTCGGCATCGACCCCGGCCGGCTGCGACTGCAGCTCCACGTCCAGCCCCTCGTCCTTGAAGTAGCCCAGTTGTTCGGCCAGCCTGGCCGGCAGGTAGACCATCTTGTTGATGCCGCCCACCATGATGGTGACCTTGGCGGCGGCCCTTGCCTGGATCGGCAGCACGGCCAGCATGGTGCCGGCAACGGCCAGCGAAAGCAGGCCTCGGCGGAGATTTTTGTTCACGTCAGCTCCTGGAAATCGATGCGAAAGCCCGTGGATTCTACGGTGCATTCATATCACCGGCAAAATTCACTTTACCGCGTCGGGCCACGGCGGTTGGGGGGCGGGCAAGACGGCAAAACCGGCACGCATTATGATTGTCTCCTGAATTTTTTGGGCGAGATGGTCTGAAGCCATCCTCACTTCTTGTAGACTTGCGGGCCTATTCTAAGAAGCCGAAACCTTCATCCAGCTTTCCAAATTCCGGCTTTTTGCTTTGCAACGCAGCATAAAAGCACCTCAAGAAACACGAGACCATCGCATGAAATTGCTCCTGATCGAAGACAATCCCCAGCTCGCCCACTGGCTGGAGCAGATTCTCAAGGAACACAAGTTCACGGTCGATATCGCCGCCGATGGCGAGATCGCCGATCAGGTCCTGCGCGACGAGAACTACGACGTCGTATTGCTGGACCTGATGCTGCCCAAGCTGCACGGCAAGAACGTGCTGCGCCGCCTGCGCGAGCGCCACAACGGCGTGCCGGTGATGATCCTGACCGCCAGCGGCTCCATCGATGAAAAGGTCGAGTGCCTGGGCGCGGGCGCCGACGACTATCTGGTCAAACCCTTCGAGATCCGCGAACTGGTGGCGCGCATCAAGGTGCTGGTGCGCCGCCAGACACCCGACAAGGCTGCCGAGATCCATTGCGGCGATCTGGTCTATGACAGCAACACGCGCCAGTTCGCCGTGGCCGGCGTGACCCTGGCGCTACCGGCGCGGGAGCACGATGTGCTGGAAGTGCTGATGTTGAAGCAAGGCAAGACCGTCTCCAAGACGGCGCTCATGAAAGGCGTCTTCAGCCTGTCCGAAGAACCGAGTGCCGATGCCATCGAAATCTACATCTCGCGCCTGCGCAAGAAACTGGAGCACTCCAGCGCCGCCATCATGACCCTGCGCGGCCTGGGCTACCTGCTGAAGCAGAAAGATGATTGACAGCCTGCGCCTGCGGCTGTTGTGGTGGCTGCTGATCCCGATGGCGGTCTACGTGGGCCTGTCCACCAGCGATGCGTATGACAATGCCGTCTCCAGCGCCACCGTGGTGCAGGACCGGGCGCTGCTGGCCTCGGCCCGCATGATGGCCGGCCAGGTCGGCTGGAATGATGGTGCGCCGGTGGTCTCGATCCCCCCGGCGGCGCTGGAGCTGTTCGCCTCTCCCGCCCAGGATGCGGTGTATTACCAGGTGCTGATGGATGACGACACGCTCCTGGCCGGCCGCCCGGACTTCCCCGCCGAGCCTGACTTTGCGGCGCTCTATCCGGTCTATACCACGACCACTTTCAACGGCAAGCCTCTGCGCGTGGTCAGCTACATCCGCGCACTCTTCGACGAAGGCACGCTGCGCATGGTGGCGGTTTCGGTGGGCCAGACCATGCAGGGACGACAGGAAATGATCGACGACCAGTGGCATGCCTCGCTGCGGCGCCAGATCGTGTTGCTGTTGCTGGCCATCAGTCTGGTGGTGCTGGGCCTGACGATGGAATTGCGGCCGCTGCTGGCACTCAAGGACGAGCTGGCCACGCGCGAGCCGGATTCGCTCACGCCGTTGCGCGCAGGCGGCTTGCAGCAGGAATTGCGGCCCATCGTGGAAGCCATCAACCAGTACATCTTCCGCCTCAATGCGCAGGTGACGGTGCAGAAGCGCTTCGTCGCCGATGCAGCGCACCAGTTGCGCACGCCGCTGGCGGTGATCGATTCGCAGATCCAGTTCGCGCGCCAGCTGGACGACCCGGCACGCGTAGCGCAAGTGCTCGCAGCGCTGCAGGAGGGCAGCCGCAGCATGACCGACCTGACCAACAAGCTCTTGCTGCTCTCGCAGGCCGAGGCCTCCAACAGCAGCGCCTTCCCGCGCGCGCCGGTGGACCTGGTGGCGGTGGCCGCGATGGTGCTGGAGGAACTGGCCGGACTGGCCCTGAAGAAAGGCATCGACCTGGGGCTGGAGACCACGCTGGAGAGCGCCATGGTCAACGGCAACGAGGCGCAACTGATGGGCTTGCTGATGAACCTGATCGACAATGCCCTGCGCTATACGCCTGAAGGCGGCAAGGTCACCGTGGGACTGGAAAAGAAGCGCAGCCAGTTCATCATCACCGTCACCGACAATGGTCCCGGCATCCCCGCCGAGGTACGCGAGCGCGTGTTCGAACGCTTCTATCGCAATGCCGCGCCGGACCAACCAGGCTCCGGCCTGGGCCTGGCCATCGTGCGCGAGATCGTGCAGGCTTCGCAGGGATCGATACGGCTCGACGCGCCGGCGCAAGGCAGCGGGCTGGTGGCGACGGTCTGCCTGCCTGCATTGCAGAGCTGAATCTTTCGGTGAAAACACCAACGATCCGTTCCCACTGAGTAGGCCCCTCGGGGCCGTATCGAAGCCTGTCCTGACCAGCCGAAGGGGCGCGCTGTCATCGGCCGGTGCGCCTTCGATACGCGGCTACGCCGCTACTCAGGACGAACGGTCCGTCCTGTTTCCAAATGCCCGGAGCAATACAAAACCGCGCAGCCCGCACAACAAACGATCAAAAAGTATCAGCCCGCCGCACGCTTTTGGCGTGGAGCAGCGCGCCCTGCCCTCGTAATCTTGCTCCTGCCGCTAGAACGGCGAATGCGCGCCGCGCTGTCCCCCCAGCATCCGCGCCCGACCTGAACGAAAAAAAATACCAGGAGACAAACCGTGAACAAGATCTGCTTGGGCGCCGCGTGCGCCGTCCTTGGCGCTGCCCTGCCCTTGGTGGCATCGGCGCAGTCCTGCAATGTCCCCGTGCTGAAGGTACTGGCGCAGAAGAGCCTGGGCCTGACCGTGATGGAAAAATCGCTGGCCGATTACCAGAAGCGCACCGGCACCCGTATCGAGATCAGCTACTTCGGCGAGAACGACCGGCGCGCCAAGTCGCGTCTGGATGCCTCCACCAAGGCCGGTTCCTACCAGGTGTATTACGTCGATGAAGCCAACGTGGCCGAGTTCGCCTCGGCCGGGTGGATCGTGCCGCTGCTGAAGTATTTCCCCAAGGAAGCCGACTATGAAGACTTCCTGCCCGGCCGCAGGGCGGTGGCCAGCTACAAGGACGTGGCGTATTTCGCGCCGCTGATCGGTGGTTCGGACTTCCTCTTCTATCGCCGCGACCTGTTGGAGAAGGCCGGCCTGCCGGTGCCGCGCACGCTGGACGAACTGGTGGCCGACATCAAGAAACTGCATTCGCCGCCGAACGTCTATGGCTGGGTGGCGCGCGGCCAGCGCGGCTCGGGCATGAACGTGTGGCGCTGGGCGCCCTTCATGCTGGCCCAGGGCGGCCAGTGGACCGACAAGAACAACCAGCCGGCCTTCAATTCGCCCGCTGCCGTCAAGGCCACGCAACTGTATGCCGAGCTGTTCAGGTATGCGCCCCCGGGCGCGGCCACCTATGACTGGAGCAATGCGCTGGAAGCCTTCCGCTCCGGCAAGGTGGCCTTCATGATCGAATCCACGCCCTTTGCCGACTGGATGGAAGACAGCAGCAAGTCCAGCGTGGCCGACAAGGTGGGCTATGCGCGCCCGCCCGCACCGCTGCCCTCGGCGGCCTACGGCCACGGGCTGGCGATCTCGTCCGTCGGCGCCAAGGATGAGTGCACGCGCCAGGCGGCCGGCAAGTTCAT includes:
- a CDS encoding Fe2+-dependent dioxygenase, which codes for MLITIPQLLDPQTLQHVRQLLDQAGDAWVDGRVTAGYQGAPVKFNQQIDEHSEVALQCQRIIVSALERHPRFISAALPNLIYPPMFNRYGEGMTFGAHVDGSVRIHPHNGRKLRTDVSATLFLADPADYDGGELQIDDSYGMHSVKLAAGDMVLYPATSLHTVTPVTRGVRVGCFFWVQSLVRDDGQRQMLFDMDNAIQRLNQTDADALARRTLVGCYHNLLRQWSET
- the mdtD gene encoding multidrug transporter subunit MdtD; this translates as MSANQPPRLSDTPASSSVNDPVTQRALLWIVASGFFMQTLDTTIVNTALPAMAHSLGEPVLNMHPVVVAYTLTMASLTPASGWLADRFGTRRVYFAAILLFALGSLLCAMAPTLPLLLAARVVQGLGGSMLLPVGRLAVLRAVPGAQYIAALASISIAGQLGPVVGPVLGGWLVESLSWHWIFLINLPVGVLGMGAVLYFLPDDSLTGTPRFDLFGCALLSACMVAFSLALDVPFDHNRTGWSLGLFVLAAVTVLVYWRHASVHPRPLFRLGLFGEPNFSIGLAGNLVCRIGSAAVPFLLPLLLQVRLGYSPLHAGMLLLPAAIAGTIAKPWIAPLVKRYGYDRFLLINTAIVGLSIVSFALITPGWPLAASIVQLAVFGASNSMQFAAMNSVTLKGLRREDAGSGNSLFSMVQMLAIGLGVTIGGTLVNVFKSEAGAATNASFQITFVIVGVITLVSAWVFRKMDPRYFK
- a CDS encoding ABC transporter permease translates to MTQAQASHRAATMDIAGVEAEARRKLRARKQLVIGLRIAILVIVLGGWEGGARLGWIDPFFFSQPSAIVAQIVEWMVEGTSQGPLWTQVLVTLEETVLGFLIGSVAGVIAGIILGRNQLLSDVFSLYIQIANSIPRVVLGSIFVIAFGLGMASKVALAVVMVFFVVFANAFQGVREADRTMIANARILGASPRQVTMAVVIPSALSWILASLHVSFGFALVGAVVGEFLGSKQGIGLLISTAQGAFNASGVFAAMIVLAVVALAADWLLHALERRLLKWRPQAF
- a CDS encoding ABC transporter ATP-binding protein is translated as MNAINQQAFTPTGQVAQATPAIELRNVSCRFITADGRATVALRDFSMSVARGEFVAVVGPTGCGKSTTLSLITGLLKPTLGEVRVMGQPVAGIDPRIGFVFQNDAVFPWRSVRDNVAAGPMFRGQSREQAHALADEWIRRVGLDKFGDHYPHQLSGGMRKRVALAQTFINSPEILLMDEPFSALDMQTRTLMQDELLRLWSAHSGSVVFVTHDLEEAIALADKVYVLTARPATLKSVYLIDLPRPRVMEEVRYEQRFIDISRRIWADLREEVHIA
- a CDS encoding ABC transporter substrate-binding protein; this translates as MNKNLRRGLLSLAVAGTMLAVLPIQARAAAKVTIMVGGINKMVYLPARLAEQLGYFKDEGLDVELQSQPAGVDAENELLAGAVQAVVGFYDHAIDLQTKGKEITAITILAQVPGEVELVSTRAAPHFQSMADAKGKTLGVTGLGSSTNFLTQYLAARQGISSKQFSVLPVGADNTFIAAMKQGRIDAGMTTEPTASLLLKSGDAQVLVDMRTVEGTIKALGGLYPASSVYVQRSWLNSHKDEAQKLARAFVRTLRFIHTHTAEQIADKMPKDYYGNNKPLYIQALANSLPMYSQDGKMPKGGPETVLAVLSAFNPNVKGKHVDLSKTYTDEFVNNVK
- a CDS encoding response regulator; protein product: MKLLLIEDNPQLAHWLEQILKEHKFTVDIAADGEIADQVLRDENYDVVLLDLMLPKLHGKNVLRRLRERHNGVPVMILTASGSIDEKVECLGAGADDYLVKPFEIRELVARIKVLVRRQTPDKAAEIHCGDLVYDSNTRQFAVAGVTLALPAREHDVLEVLMLKQGKTVSKTALMKGVFSLSEEPSADAIEIYISRLRKKLEHSSAAIMTLRGLGYLLKQKDD
- a CDS encoding sensor histidine kinase N-terminal domain-containing protein, translating into MIDSLRLRLLWWLLIPMAVYVGLSTSDAYDNAVSSATVVQDRALLASARMMAGQVGWNDGAPVVSIPPAALELFASPAQDAVYYQVLMDDDTLLAGRPDFPAEPDFAALYPVYTTTTFNGKPLRVVSYIRALFDEGTLRMVAVSVGQTMQGRQEMIDDQWHASLRRQIVLLLLAISLVVLGLTMELRPLLALKDELATREPDSLTPLRAGGLQQELRPIVEAINQYIFRLNAQVTVQKRFVADAAHQLRTPLAVIDSQIQFARQLDDPARVAQVLAALQEGSRSMTDLTNKLLLLSQAEASNSSAFPRAPVDLVAVAAMVLEELAGLALKKGIDLGLETTLESAMVNGNEAQLMGLLMNLIDNALRYTPEGGKVTVGLEKKRSQFIITVTDNGPGIPAEVRERVFERFYRNAAPDQPGSGLGLAIVREIVQASQGSIRLDAPAQGSGLVATVCLPALQS
- a CDS encoding sugar ABC transporter substrate-binding protein, producing MNKICLGAACAVLGAALPLVASAQSCNVPVLKVLAQKSLGLTVMEKSLADYQKRTGTRIEISYFGENDRRAKSRLDASTKAGSYQVYYVDEANVAEFASAGWIVPLLKYFPKEADYEDFLPGRRAVASYKDVAYFAPLIGGSDFLFYRRDLLEKAGLPVPRTLDELVADIKKLHSPPNVYGWVARGQRGSGMNVWRWAPFMLAQGGQWTDKNNQPAFNSPAAVKATQLYAELFRYAPPGAATYDWSNALEAFRSGKVAFMIESTPFADWMEDSSKSSVADKVGYARPPAPLPSAAYGHGLAISSVGAKDECTRQAAGKFIAFATGKEQEQARLREKVFSDYNRSSTIQSDYFQKNVKPQILAGLKDTTPVSRLTIWPSPQWPDIGDNLGVALEEVFTGTQKDIPRALDEAARYAQDAMEHARK